One Streptomyces sp. P9-A2 DNA window includes the following coding sequences:
- a CDS encoding chorismate mutase, with amino-acid sequence MTTSSTGTGDVDPAVREELARLRDSIDNIDAAVVHMLAERFKCTQQVGRLKAEHRLPPADPAREARQITRLRTLAENARLDPAFAEKFLNFIIAEVIRHHEHIADGTTESPTGAPTGTPTPTTD; translated from the coding sequence ATGACCACCAGCAGCACCGGTACCGGTGACGTCGACCCCGCGGTCCGTGAGGAACTCGCCAGGCTGCGCGACAGCATCGACAACATCGACGCGGCCGTCGTCCACATGCTCGCCGAACGCTTCAAATGCACCCAGCAGGTCGGCCGCCTCAAAGCCGAACACCGGCTGCCCCCCGCCGACCCGGCCCGCGAAGCCCGCCAGATCACCCGGCTGCGCACCCTCGCCGAGAACGCCAGACTCGACCCGGCCTTCGCCGAGAAGTTCCTGAACTTCATCATCGCCGAGGTCATCCGCCACCACGAACACATCGCCGACGGCACCACCGAGAGCCCCACCGGCGCTCCCACCGGCACCCCCACACCCACCACGGACTGA
- a CDS encoding vWA domain-containing protein, whose product MAAISLTKIEETAPKLVSLYKTAGHALSGHGLDGLRAAVYLVIDYSGSMKPYYRDGSVQALADRVLGLSAHLDDDGIVPMVFFSTDIDAVTDIALADHEGRVERIAAGLGHMGKTSYHLAMDAVIDHYLDSGSTEPALVVFQTDGGPINRLAAERYLCKAARLPLFWQFIGFGDPGSRQFDYLRKLDDLAVPDKRIVDNAGFFHAGADPRKVPDTELYDRLLDEFPKWLVDARARGIVRPWKTAEDPARAARFTPDCQ is encoded by the coding sequence GTGGCCGCGATCAGCCTGACCAAGATCGAGGAGACCGCACCCAAGCTGGTCAGCCTGTACAAGACCGCAGGACACGCGCTGTCCGGACACGGACTGGACGGCCTGCGCGCCGCGGTCTACCTGGTGATCGACTACTCCGGCTCCATGAAGCCGTACTACAGGGACGGCAGCGTGCAGGCGCTCGCCGACCGGGTACTGGGCCTGTCCGCCCACCTCGACGACGACGGCATCGTGCCGATGGTGTTCTTCTCCACGGACATCGACGCCGTCACCGACATCGCCCTCGCCGACCACGAAGGGCGCGTCGAGCGGATCGCGGCCGGACTCGGGCACATGGGGAAAACCAGCTACCACCTGGCCATGGACGCCGTCATCGACCACTACCTCGACAGCGGATCGACCGAACCGGCCCTCGTCGTCTTCCAGACCGACGGCGGCCCCATCAACCGGCTCGCCGCGGAACGATACCTGTGCAAGGCGGCGAGGCTGCCACTGTTCTGGCAGTTCATCGGCTTCGGCGACCCCGGCAGCCGGCAGTTCGACTACCTGCGCAAGCTGGACGACCTGGCCGTACCGGACAAGAGGATCGTCGACAACGCGGGGTTCTTCCACGCGGGCGCAGACCCCCGCAAGGTGCCGGACACCGAGCTGTACGACCGGCTGCTGGACGAGTTCCCCAAGTGGCTCGTGGACGCGCGGGCGCGGGGCATCGTGCGGCCCTGGAAGACCGCTGAAGATCCTGCTCGGGCCGCCCGGTTCACGCCGGATTGCCAGTAA
- a CDS encoding rhomboid family intramembrane serine protease yields MDSEATVTTCYRHPKVECHVRCVRCDRYICPDCMREAAVGHQCPDCVKEGMRSIRQARTVVGGHVRAVPVVTYVLIAVSVLVYLAELALPEIVDRFAMLGAGLVGPDGGHYVWVEGAHFGEFRQEGLVNGEWYRLLTGAFLHLPPTEGTFGLLHIVMNMMVLWNLGRAVEPMLGRVHYLALYLLSALGGSVLVLLLAPQEAVVGASGAIFGLGAAYYVVARRIGADMQAVNRFMAGLLLWLVISAVVTSWEGHLGGLLAGGAVAVAFAYVPRGRRRTLLQAGACLALLALLVVLAVAKVSELTGGGVSQ; encoded by the coding sequence GTGGATTCCGAGGCCACCGTCACCACCTGTTACCGTCACCCCAAGGTGGAGTGCCATGTCCGCTGCGTGCGCTGCGACCGGTACATCTGCCCGGACTGCATGCGGGAGGCGGCCGTGGGCCACCAGTGCCCCGACTGCGTGAAGGAGGGCATGCGGTCGATACGGCAGGCCCGCACCGTGGTCGGCGGTCACGTCCGGGCGGTGCCGGTGGTGACATACGTACTGATCGCCGTCAGCGTGCTGGTGTATCTGGCGGAGCTGGCGCTGCCGGAGATCGTGGACCGGTTCGCGATGCTGGGCGCGGGGCTGGTCGGGCCGGACGGTGGTCACTACGTGTGGGTCGAGGGCGCGCACTTCGGGGAGTTCCGCCAGGAGGGTCTGGTGAACGGGGAGTGGTACCGGCTGCTGACCGGTGCCTTCCTGCATCTTCCGCCGACCGAGGGCACGTTCGGACTTCTGCACATCGTGATGAACATGATGGTGCTGTGGAACCTGGGCCGGGCCGTCGAGCCGATGCTGGGCCGTGTCCACTATCTCGCCCTGTACCTGTTGTCGGCGCTGGGCGGCTCGGTGCTGGTGCTGCTGCTGGCGCCGCAGGAAGCCGTGGTCGGCGCGTCCGGGGCGATCTTCGGGCTGGGTGCCGCGTACTACGTGGTGGCCCGTCGGATCGGTGCCGACATGCAAGCGGTCAACCGGTTCATGGCCGGGCTGCTGCTGTGGCTGGTGATCTCCGCGGTGGTGACGTCCTGGGAGGGGCATCTGGGCGGGCTGCTGGCGGGCGGTGCGGTGGCGGTGGCGTTCGCGTACGTGCCCAGGGGCAGGCGCCGGACGTTGCTGCAGGCGGGGGCTTGTCTGGCGCTGCTCGCACTGCTCGTCGTCCTGGCGGTGGCCAAGGTGTCGGAACTGACCGGTGGAGGAGTTTCCCAGTGA